Proteins encoded together in one Bosea sp. (in: a-proteobacteria) window:
- a CDS encoding ABC transporter ATP-binding protein, producing the protein MLAIRKLQAAYGASRVLFDVGLDIAEGEVVTLIGRNGMGKTTTVRAIMGLIAPQGGEISFEGRDIRSLAPERIARCGIGLVPEGRQVFPTLSVRENLVATAANRLKRAGPWTLERVYGLFPRLGERAGQSARTLSGGEQQMLAIGRALMTNPRLLILDEATEGLAPVIRAEIWSCIAALKAQGHAILLIDKNIAVLGRIADRHYVIEKGRTVWSGSSADLCADAALVHRHIGV; encoded by the coding sequence ATGCTCGCCATACGCAAGCTTCAGGCGGCCTATGGCGCGAGCCGGGTGCTGTTCGATGTCGGTCTCGACATCGCCGAGGGCGAGGTCGTCACCCTGATCGGCCGCAACGGCATGGGCAAGACCACGACAGTGCGCGCGATCATGGGGCTCATCGCGCCGCAGGGTGGCGAGATCAGCTTCGAGGGCCGCGACATCCGCAGCCTCGCGCCGGAGCGGATCGCCCGCTGCGGCATCGGCCTCGTGCCCGAGGGAAGGCAGGTCTTCCCGACGCTCTCCGTGCGCGAGAACCTCGTCGCCACCGCCGCCAACCGCCTGAAGCGCGCCGGCCCCTGGACGCTGGAGCGGGTCTACGGCCTCTTCCCGCGCCTCGGCGAGCGCGCCGGCCAGTCCGCCCGCACGCTGTCGGGCGGCGAACAGCAGATGCTCGCGATCGGCCGCGCGCTGATGACCAACCCGAGGCTGCTCATCCTCGACGAGGCGACGGAAGGGCTGGCACCCGTCATCCGCGCCGAGATCTGGAGCTGCATCGCGGCGCTGAAGGCGCAAGGCCACGCGATCCTGCTGATCGACAAGAACATCGCCGTGCTCGGCCGCATCGCCGACCGGCACTACGTCATCGAGAAGGGCCGCACGGTCTGGTCCGGCTCGAGCGCCGATCTTTGCGCCGATGCGGCGCTGGTGCATCGCCATATCGGCGTCTGA
- a CDS encoding ABC transporter ATP-binding protein: MTGTPLLMIRGLRKRFGGLAASDGVDLDLREGEIHALIGPNGAGKTTLIAQLFGELKHDEGSIRLSGEEIGALPTAGRVRRGLARTFQITQLLPDFTMLDNVALAVQARRSHSFRFLAKARYDEGLRDGARRHLAAAGLGDRAGTRVADLSHGEQKQLEFAIALACEPRLLLLDEPMAGLGHAESEEMVAMLTALKGRVTMLLVEHDMDAVFALADRISVLVYGRVIATGTASEIRDNPEVRSAYLGEGGP; this comes from the coding sequence ATGACCGGAACGCCGCTCCTCATGATCCGCGGCCTGCGCAAGCGCTTCGGCGGGCTCGCCGCCAGCGACGGCGTCGATCTCGATCTGCGCGAGGGCGAGATCCACGCGTTGATCGGCCCCAACGGCGCCGGCAAGACCACGCTGATCGCCCAGCTCTTCGGCGAGCTGAAGCATGACGAGGGCTCGATCCGGCTCTCCGGCGAGGAGATCGGCGCCCTGCCGACGGCAGGCCGCGTCAGGCGCGGGCTTGCCCGCACCTTCCAGATCACCCAGCTCCTGCCGGACTTCACCATGCTCGACAATGTCGCGCTGGCGGTGCAGGCGCGCCGGAGCCACAGCTTCCGCTTCCTAGCCAAGGCCCGGTACGACGAAGGCTTGCGCGACGGCGCCCGCCGGCATCTCGCCGCGGCCGGCCTTGGCGATCGCGCCGGGACCAGGGTCGCCGACCTCTCCCATGGCGAGCAGAAGCAGCTCGAATTCGCCATCGCGCTCGCCTGCGAGCCGCGCCTGCTGCTGCTCGACGAGCCGATGGCGGGCCTCGGCCACGCCGAAAGCGAAGAGATGGTGGCGATGCTCACCGCCCTGAAGGGCCGCGTCACCATGCTGCTCGTCGAGCACGACATGGACGCGGTCTTCGCGCTCGCAGATCGCATCTCGGTCCTGGTCTATGGCCGCGTCATCGCCACCGGCACGGCTTCCGAGATCCGCGACAACCCCGAGGTGCGCTCAGCCTATCTCGGCGAGGGGGGGCCCTGA
- a CDS encoding DUF2934 domain-containing protein: protein MQQDDKTRHEIRKIAYALWIEEGRPEGRDREHWEAAKEIWAFRSHNHVIDESDGPATEAKPRRSRPDAA, encoded by the coding sequence ATGCAGCAGGATGACAAGACCCGGCACGAGATCAGGAAGATCGCCTATGCCTTGTGGATCGAGGAAGGGCGGCCCGAGGGCCGCGACCGGGAGCACTGGGAGGCCGCCAAGGAAATCTGGGCCTTCCGCAGCCACAATCATGTGATCGACGAATCGGACGGCCCCGCCACCGAGGCGAAGCCGCGTCGCAGCAGGCCCGACGCGGCCTGA
- a CDS encoding branched-chain amino acid ABC transporter permease, translating into MTLVLEQLLNGLQFGVMLFLLAAGLTLIFGIMGVINLAHGSLYMVGAYAAVFTAAGTGSFPLAVLAGLSAAGLAGMAIELLVLRRLYARDHLDQVLATFALIMIFNQGVTILFGRQPLFVPVPPALNGSVQLLPGLSYPVYRLAIIAVGLAVALGLYLLINRSRTGMLVRAGATHREMVRALGVDIRLLYTVVFGLGALLAGLAGLMAGPILAVQVGMGEQILITTFVVVVIGGVGSVRGAFFGALIVGLVDTGLRAFAPGLLRHVMTGPEADALGAGLASMGIYLLMAIVLLVRPKGLFPAHA; encoded by the coding sequence ATGACGCTCGTTCTCGAACAATTGCTCAACGGCCTGCAGTTCGGCGTGATGCTGTTCCTGCTCGCGGCCGGGCTGACGCTGATCTTCGGGATCATGGGCGTGATCAACCTCGCCCATGGCTCGCTCTACATGGTCGGTGCCTATGCCGCCGTCTTCACGGCCGCCGGGACCGGCTCGTTCCCGCTCGCCGTGCTCGCCGGGCTCTCAGCCGCCGGGCTCGCCGGCATGGCGATCGAGCTTCTCGTGCTGCGCCGGCTCTATGCGCGCGACCATCTCGACCAGGTGCTGGCGACCTTCGCGCTGATCATGATCTTCAACCAGGGCGTCACCATCCTGTTCGGGCGCCAGCCGCTTTTCGTGCCCGTGCCGCCCGCGCTCAACGGCTCCGTCCAGCTCCTGCCGGGGCTGAGCTACCCGGTCTATCGCCTCGCGATCATCGCGGTCGGGCTTGCCGTGGCGCTCGGGCTCTACCTGCTGATCAACCGCAGCCGCACCGGCATGCTGGTGCGCGCCGGCGCCACCCATCGCGAGATGGTGCGCGCGCTCGGCGTCGACATCCGCCTGCTCTACACCGTCGTCTTCGGGCTCGGCGCCCTGCTCGCGGGCCTTGCCGGGCTGATGGCCGGGCCGATCCTGGCCGTGCAGGTCGGCATGGGCGAGCAGATCCTGATCACGACCTTCGTCGTGGTGGTGATCGGCGGCGTCGGGTCGGTCCGCGGCGCCTTCTTCGGCGCGCTGATCGTCGGGCTCGTCGACACCGGCTTGCGCGCCTTCGCGCCGGGCCTGCTGCGCCACGTCATGACGGGCCCGGAGGCGGACGCGCTCGGCGCCGGCCTCGCCTCGATGGGGATCTATCTGCTGATGGCGATCGTGCTTCTGGTGCGGCCCAAGGGATTGTTCCCCGCCCATGCCTGA
- a CDS encoding GNAT family N-acetyltransferase, which produces MFPELTRDDVFRLETRRLWLRWPRMADAKAILRQAGDKAVAEMTASIPHPYPPDAVEPFVFAMRKGNALGEHLALAITPRSKPNELIGMIGAHHQATGVPFIGYWLGTAHWGKGYATEAVQGLIDTLFSLIDVPAIEADSRIINPASRRVLEKSGFRAEGSFLKSLPARGGLFPCEQFRLDRSTWAALKSWSASGWAHAPEPEPEAEPARAPALGLPPRRQQELGNPCPAC; this is translated from the coding sequence ATGTTCCCCGAATTGACCCGCGACGATGTCTTCCGGCTCGAGACCCGGCGGCTGTGGCTGCGCTGGCCGCGCATGGCCGATGCCAAGGCCATCCTGCGCCAGGCCGGCGACAAGGCGGTGGCGGAGATGACGGCGTCGATCCCCCATCCCTATCCGCCGGATGCGGTGGAGCCCTTCGTCTTCGCGATGCGCAAGGGCAATGCGCTGGGCGAGCATCTGGCGCTCGCGATCACGCCGCGTTCGAAGCCGAACGAGCTGATCGGCATGATCGGCGCACACCATCAGGCGACGGGGGTGCCCTTCATCGGCTACTGGCTCGGCACCGCCCATTGGGGCAAGGGCTACGCGACCGAGGCGGTGCAGGGGCTGATCGACACCCTGTTCTCGCTCATCGACGTGCCGGCGATCGAGGCCGACAGCCGCATCATCAACCCGGCCTCGCGGCGGGTCCTGGAGAAGTCCGGCTTCCGGGCCGAGGGCTCCTTCCTGAAGTCGCTGCCGGCGCGCGGCGGGCTGTTCCCCTGCGAGCAGTTCCGGCTCGACCGCTCGACCTGGGCGGCGCTGAAGAGCTGGAGCGCCAGCGGCTGGGCCCATGCGCCCGAGCCTGAGCCTGAGGCGGAACCGGCACGCGCCCCGGCGCTCGGGCTGCCTCCGCGCCGCCAGCAGGAGCTGGGCAACCCCTGCCCGGCTTGCTGA
- a CDS encoding class I adenylate-forming enzyme family protein translates to MPTIDAVLSRAALAAPEQLAVREWSTGRSLTYDALDRAVSALAGWMAARGFGAGAAVAIHLPNSADFLIAQFASFRSSGVAAYVNFRLAASEAARQIGLSGARFVVTTAAKAQELRGLLEGTEVVFVLSDGAGPAGESLAGIVAAGGDVASPEGREDSDAIIRFTSGSTGAPKGVVVSHQAWLIRAVSILAEEIQVCPYSTTLLLGPLSHQAGLFVLPTFMRRGTLLILEKFDADDVARILATERVSCSQMVPTILGFVLENAASREALRLSGVRQLVYGGSPARASLVEETLALLPQTELMHVYGSHEAGSISHLDGAGHRNPQLRGSAGTPFLAAQVRVARPDRDGIGEIEVKAPWLPHARITEAGRETLTAEWAATGDLGEMKDGYIFLRDRMNDVIISGGFNVYPAEVERVINDFPAVRDSAVVSAPDDRWGERVVAFVAVRNPSDFSPEALQQHCRASLASYKVPKEIHAIAAIPLNANGKPDRRALSDPIWAGRSRRIN, encoded by the coding sequence ATGCCGACGATCGACGCCGTTCTGTCACGGGCCGCCCTCGCGGCGCCAGAACAGCTCGCCGTTCGCGAATGGAGCACGGGACGCAGCCTCACCTATGATGCGCTCGACAGGGCGGTTTCCGCATTGGCCGGCTGGATGGCCGCCAGGGGCTTCGGTGCCGGCGCCGCCGTCGCGATCCACCTGCCGAACTCGGCGGATTTCCTGATCGCGCAGTTCGCCTCCTTCCGCTCGAGCGGGGTCGCGGCCTATGTCAATTTCCGGCTCGCGGCCAGCGAGGCGGCGCGCCAGATCGGGTTGAGCGGCGCCCGCTTCGTCGTGACCACGGCGGCCAAGGCGCAGGAGCTGCGCGGCCTTCTGGAAGGCACGGAGGTGGTTTTCGTGCTGAGCGACGGCGCCGGCCCCGCGGGCGAAAGCCTGGCCGGGATCGTGGCCGCGGGGGGCGACGTGGCGAGCCCCGAAGGGCGCGAGGACAGCGACGCCATCATCCGTTTCACCTCCGGCTCGACCGGCGCCCCCAAGGGCGTGGTCGTCTCGCATCAGGCCTGGCTGATCCGCGCCGTCTCGATTCTCGCGGAGGAAATCCAGGTCTGCCCCTATTCGACCACGCTGCTCCTCGGCCCGCTCTCCCATCAGGCCGGGCTCTTCGTCCTCCCGACCTTCATGCGCCGCGGCACGCTGCTGATCCTGGAAAAATTCGATGCGGACGACGTCGCCAGGATCCTCGCCACCGAACGGGTGTCCTGCTCGCAGATGGTGCCGACCATTCTCGGTTTCGTGCTGGAGAATGCGGCCTCGCGCGAGGCGTTGCGGCTCTCGGGCGTCAGGCAGCTCGTCTATGGCGGCTCGCCGGCGCGCGCGAGCCTCGTCGAGGAGACGCTGGCGCTGCTGCCGCAAACCGAGCTGATGCATGTCTACGGCTCGCATGAAGCCGGCTCGATCAGCCATCTCGACGGCGCCGGCCATCGCAACCCGCAGCTGCGCGGCAGCGCCGGCACGCCCTTCCTGGCCGCGCAGGTGCGGGTCGCGCGGCCGGACCGGGACGGGATCGGCGAGATCGAGGTCAAGGCGCCGTGGCTGCCGCACGCCCGCATCACCGAAGCGGGCCGCGAAACCCTGACCGCTGAATGGGCTGCGACGGGCGACCTCGGCGAGATGAAGGACGGCTACATCTTTCTGCGCGACCGCATGAACGACGTCATCATTTCCGGCGGCTTCAACGTCTACCCGGCCGAGGTCGAGCGGGTGATCAACGATTTCCCCGCCGTGCGGGACTCCGCCGTGGTCTCGGCGCCGGACGATCGCTGGGGCGAGCGGGTCGTCGCCTTCGTCGCCGTCCGCAACCCGTCGGACTTCTCCCCCGAGGCCCTCCAGCAGCATTGCCGCGCCTCGCTCGCGAGCTACAAGGTGCCGAAGGAAATCCACGCCATTGCCGCGATCCCCCTCAACGCGAACGGCAAGCCGGACCGGCGCGCCTTGAGCGATCCGATCTGGGCCGGGCGCAGCCGCCGCATCAATTGA
- the rplU gene encoding 50S ribosomal protein L21, producing MFAVIKTGGKQFRVAANDRITVAKIEGNPGDTVAFGSVLMLTEGEKTTLDAKALSEITVAGEIVEQARGEKVIAFKKRRRQNSKRKRGFRAELTIVRITDILTGGKKPEMKKGDASAVALKAASTATKGKAAAKPAEAAAEGLDASNLSLISGIGPTIEKKLRAAGIASWNEIAAWTEADIAKWDEELKLRGRATREEWVEQAKELLAGKPPRAKADQAELASGEDY from the coding sequence ATGTTCGCAGTCATCAAGACCGGCGGGAAGCAGTTCCGCGTCGCCGCCAACGACAGGATCACCGTCGCCAAGATCGAGGGCAACCCCGGCGATACCGTCGCCTTCGGCTCGGTGCTGATGCTCACCGAGGGTGAGAAGACCACGCTCGACGCCAAGGCCCTCTCCGAGATCACCGTCGCCGGTGAGATCGTCGAGCAGGCCCGTGGCGAGAAGGTCATCGCCTTCAAGAAGCGCCGCCGCCAGAATTCCAAGCGCAAGCGCGGCTTCCGCGCCGAGCTGACCATCGTGCGCATCACCGACATCCTCACCGGCGGCAAGAAGCCGGAGATGAAGAAGGGCGATGCCTCTGCCGTGGCGCTGAAGGCCGCCTCGACCGCGACCAAGGGCAAGGCCGCCGCGAAGCCCGCCGAGGCTGCCGCTGAGGGCCTCGACGCCTCGAACCTCTCGCTGATCTCGGGCATTGGCCCGACCATCGAGAAGAAGCTGCGCGCCGCCGGCATCGCCTCCTGGAACGAGATCGCCGCCTGGACCGAGGCCGATATCGCCAAATGGGACGAGGAGCTGAAGCTGCGTGGCCGCGCCACCCGCGAGGAGTGGGTCGAGCAGGCCAAGGAGCTGCTCGCCGGCAAGCCGCCGCGCGCCAAGGCCGACCAGGCCGAGCTCGCTTCGGGCGAGGACTACTGA
- a CDS encoding branched-chain amino acid ABC transporter permease yields MPDASSRKPAFGRATALVLVAAALVALPFAVQALGQPALVTLATRVLIYAIAAASLNLALGYGGMISFGHAAFFGIGGYVVAILYRTLMDDGLFLGFIPGTDQLLITLPAAILAGGLVACVIGALSLRTSGVQFIMITLAFAQMLFFLFVSLKAYGGDDGLTIRRRNALFGLDTRDDITFYFICLAATALVFLALWRIVGSRFGMVLAGIRQNERRMAAIGIAPYRYKLAAFVISGMGCGLAGALMANYLRFVSPDMLHWTKSGELMIMVILGGVGTLIGPLLGAAALVVLETVLTGWTEHWQLVLGPILLLVVLFTRGGLSGLIARRAP; encoded by the coding sequence ATGCCTGACGCCTCGTCCCGCAAGCCTGCTTTCGGCCGCGCGACGGCGCTCGTGCTTGTCGCCGCCGCGCTCGTCGCCCTGCCCTTCGCGGTCCAGGCGCTCGGCCAGCCGGCGCTGGTCACGCTGGCGACGCGCGTGCTGATCTACGCCATCGCCGCCGCCAGCCTCAACCTGGCGCTCGGCTATGGCGGCATGATCAGTTTCGGCCACGCCGCCTTCTTCGGCATCGGCGGCTATGTCGTCGCCATCCTCTACCGCACCCTGATGGACGACGGCCTCTTCCTCGGCTTCATCCCCGGCACGGACCAGCTCCTCATCACGCTGCCGGCCGCCATCCTCGCCGGTGGGCTCGTCGCCTGCGTGATCGGCGCGCTCTCCTTACGCACCAGCGGCGTGCAGTTCATCATGATCACGCTCGCCTTCGCGCAGATGCTGTTCTTCCTGTTCGTCTCGCTGAAGGCCTATGGCGGCGACGACGGGCTGACCATCCGCCGCCGCAACGCGCTCTTCGGCCTCGACACCCGCGACGACATCACCTTCTATTTCATCTGCCTGGCCGCCACGGCGCTGGTCTTCCTGGCCCTCTGGCGCATCGTCGGCTCGCGCTTCGGCATGGTGCTCGCCGGCATCCGGCAGAACGAGCGGCGCATGGCCGCGATCGGCATCGCGCCCTATCGCTACAAGCTCGCCGCCTTCGTCATCTCCGGCATGGGCTGCGGCCTCGCGGGCGCGCTGATGGCGAACTACCTGCGCTTCGTCAGCCCCGACATGCTGCACTGGACCAAATCGGGCGAGCTGATGATCATGGTCATCCTCGGCGGCGTCGGCACGCTGATCGGCCCGCTTCTGGGTGCGGCTGCCCTCGTCGTCCTCGAAACCGTGCTGACCGGCTGGACCGAGCACTGGCAGCTCGTGCTCGGGCCGATCCTGCTTCTCGTCGTGCTCTTCACCCGGGGCGGGCTCAGCGGGCTGATCGCGAGGCGCGCGCCATGA
- a CDS encoding ABC transporter substrate-binding protein: protein MKLRGLLFGIAATLAASTALAQQPVKIGMITTLSGPGGYLGQDIRDAFKLAIEMEGGKLGGVPVELMVEDDALKPGQGKQIAEKMLKTDGAKIMTGIVFSNVAGAAVPDIVDSGALYVSPNAAPSNFAGKECHQNYFVVSWQNDNLHESAGQHATNLGYKKAFILAPNYQAGKDALTGFKRLFKGAIAGEVYTRLDQTDYAPEMAQIRAAEPDVVFQFHPGGLGIAFLRQYQQAGLLGKIPMVLASPSLDATTLKAVGEAALGVDVTSQWNTDFDNPASKEFVAAFTKAYNRVPTYYASQGYDTARAIASALKATGGKTDVPALRAALAKADFQSVRGAFKFGPNQHPVQDWYALKAEKGADGTPVLKTVGKVLSNHGDFYAKDCKL from the coding sequence ATGAAACTGCGCGGATTGCTTTTCGGCATCGCGGCCACGCTGGCGGCGTCCACGGCGCTCGCCCAACAGCCGGTCAAGATCGGCATGATCACCACCTTGTCGGGCCCCGGCGGCTATCTCGGCCAGGACATCCGCGACGCCTTCAAGCTCGCCATCGAGATGGAGGGCGGCAAGCTCGGCGGCGTGCCGGTCGAGCTCATGGTCGAGGACGACGCCCTCAAGCCCGGCCAGGGCAAGCAGATCGCCGAGAAGATGCTGAAGACCGACGGCGCCAAGATCATGACCGGCATCGTCTTCTCGAACGTCGCCGGCGCCGCCGTGCCCGACATCGTCGATTCCGGCGCGCTCTATGTCAGCCCCAACGCCGCGCCGTCCAACTTCGCCGGCAAGGAGTGCCACCAGAACTACTTCGTCGTCTCCTGGCAGAACGACAACCTGCACGAGAGCGCCGGCCAGCACGCCACCAATCTCGGCTATAAGAAGGCGTTCATCCTCGCCCCGAACTACCAGGCCGGCAAGGACGCGCTGACCGGCTTCAAGCGCCTGTTCAAGGGCGCGATCGCCGGCGAGGTCTATACCCGCCTCGACCAGACCGACTACGCCCCCGAGATGGCGCAGATCCGCGCGGCCGAGCCGGACGTCGTCTTCCAGTTCCATCCGGGCGGGCTCGGCATCGCCTTCCTGCGCCAGTACCAGCAGGCGGGCCTGCTCGGGAAGATCCCGATGGTGCTGGCCTCGCCCTCGCTCGACGCCACCACGCTGAAGGCGGTCGGCGAGGCCGCGCTCGGCGTCGACGTGACGAGCCAGTGGAACACGGACTTCGACAACCCGGCGAGCAAGGAATTCGTCGCAGCCTTCACCAAGGCCTATAACCGCGTGCCGACCTATTACGCGAGCCAGGGCTACGACACCGCGCGCGCCATCGCCTCGGCGCTGAAGGCGACCGGCGGCAAGACCGACGTGCCGGCGCTGCGCGCGGCGCTCGCCAAGGCCGATTTCCAGTCGGTGCGCGGCGCCTTCAAGTTCGGCCCGAACCAGCACCCCGTGCAGGACTGGTACGCGCTGAAGGCGGAAAAGGGCGCGGACGGCACGCCGGTCCTGAAGACCGTCGGCAAGGTCTTGAGCAACCATGGCGATTTCTACGCCAAGGACTGCAAGCTCTGA
- the rpmA gene encoding 50S ribosomal protein L27, translated as MAHKKAGGSSRNGRDSESKRLGVKRFGDQAVVAGNIIVRQRGTKWHAGANVGMGKDHTLFATTNGRVRFTTKLGRAFVNVVPAQEAAE; from the coding sequence ATGGCTCACAAAAAGGCAGGCGGCTCGTCGCGTAACGGCCGCGATTCCGAAAGCAAGCGGCTCGGTGTGAAGCGCTTCGGCGACCAGGCGGTCGTGGCCGGCAACATCATCGTTCGTCAGCGCGGCACCAAGTGGCATGCCGGCGCCAATGTCGGCATGGGCAAAGACCATACCCTCTTTGCGACGACGAACGGCCGCGTCCGATTCACGACGAAACTCGGCCGAGCTTTCGTGAACGTAGTCCCGGCCCAAGAGGCCGCAGAGTAA
- a CDS encoding ABC transporter substrate-binding protein: MRHALFAAVLAALGMATPALSQEKLSITPELVKAAEAEGQLTLLYSSPLNAMQALSEAFNREFPRIRVNLERKAGASGVQALLQESAAGVHRIDVFQGTEMSANEMLLKEKLLAAIVPDTASNFPEKTLSLSPYLYYPDQNRSVIMYNPKLVTEQEAEKLKNWDGILDPAFRDRVSIVEPTFGVTLAPLLYVMNTPSLGEDFLKKLKGQNPAIFVNTAQARDAVVSGQKPISWGAQWESIVFSEYERGAPIRFIYPAPTVEYGTNGWGVLKNAPNPNAARLFFAWVMSRKGAIAMMEPAYNGLPAFKGVDDTRGIVPKLKTEPWFAFPTQTWNPDIQDWISNGRKYQETWTRIMKARG, translated from the coding sequence ATGAGGCATGCGCTTTTCGCCGCTGTATTGGCGGCCCTCGGCATGGCGACGCCCGCCTTGTCGCAGGAAAAGCTTTCGATCACGCCGGAGCTCGTCAAGGCCGCCGAGGCGGAAGGGCAGCTGACGCTGCTCTACTCTTCCCCGCTCAACGCCATGCAGGCCCTGAGCGAAGCCTTCAACCGCGAGTTCCCGCGCATCCGGGTGAACCTCGAGCGCAAGGCGGGCGCGAGCGGCGTCCAGGCCCTGCTCCAGGAAAGCGCGGCCGGCGTCCATCGCATCGACGTGTTCCAGGGAACCGAGATGAGCGCCAACGAGATGCTGCTCAAGGAAAAGCTCCTGGCGGCCATCGTGCCCGACACCGCGAGCAATTTCCCGGAGAAGACCCTGTCCCTCTCCCCCTACCTCTACTACCCCGACCAGAATCGCTCGGTGATCATGTACAATCCGAAGCTCGTCACCGAGCAGGAGGCGGAGAAGCTCAAGAACTGGGACGGCATCCTCGACCCGGCCTTCCGCGACCGGGTCAGCATCGTCGAGCCGACCTTCGGCGTCACCCTCGCGCCGTTGCTCTACGTCATGAACACGCCCTCGCTCGGCGAGGACTTCCTCAAGAAGCTGAAGGGGCAGAACCCGGCGATCTTCGTCAACACCGCCCAGGCGCGCGACGCCGTGGTCTCCGGCCAGAAGCCGATCTCCTGGGGCGCGCAATGGGAGAGCATCGTCTTCAGCGAATATGAGCGGGGCGCGCCGATCCGCTTCATCTACCCGGCTCCGACCGTCGAATACGGCACGAACGGCTGGGGCGTGCTGAAGAATGCGCCCAATCCGAATGCTGCCCGCCTGTTCTTCGCCTGGGTGATGAGCCGCAAGGGCGCGATCGCCATGATGGAGCCGGCCTATAACGGGCTTCCCGCCTTCAAGGGCGTCGACGACACCCGCGGCATCGTTCCCAAGCTGAAGACCGAGCCCTGGTTCGCCTTCCCCACGCAGACCTGGAACCCGGATATCCAGGACTGGATCTCCAATGGCCGCAAGTACCAGGAAACCTGGACGCGGATCATGAAGGCGCGCGGCTGA
- a CDS encoding ABC transporter ATP-binding protein: MSSIELAAVSKRYDAVSAVADVTLAIEPGTFVTLLGPSGSGKTTTMRMIAGLEKPSTGTISIGGRIVSGNGVFVPTYRRRLGMVFQSYAVWPHKTVRENVAFPLKMLRVDRAEQHKRADSMLEKVGLDGYGERYPSQLSGGQQQRVSLARALVAEPQVILFDEPLSNLDAKLRDSMRELIHELHRAIGTTSIYVTHDQAEAMVLSDRIHIMHNGRLVQSGTPEDLYERPASRFVAEFIGAANTIKVAAVDRAAMGVKLREGSSLAVGRLDDRSSESILVVRPHQLRLVDAAASNVLPGTIRSASYLGDRRRYHIELATGEPVAVEVDSSDSRGCVGERVFVHFPPEHCVVI; the protein is encoded by the coding sequence ATGAGCAGTATCGAGCTTGCTGCCGTCTCAAAACGCTATGATGCGGTCTCCGCCGTCGCCGACGTGACGCTGGCGATCGAGCCCGGCACCTTTGTCACGCTCCTTGGCCCGAGCGGTTCCGGCAAGACGACCACCATGCGGATGATTGCCGGGCTCGAGAAGCCCAGCACCGGGACCATCTCGATCGGCGGGCGCATCGTCAGCGGCAATGGCGTCTTCGTGCCGACCTATCGTCGCCGCCTCGGCATGGTCTTCCAGAGCTATGCGGTGTGGCCGCACAAGACGGTGCGCGAGAACGTCGCCTTTCCCCTGAAGATGCTGCGTGTGGACCGCGCCGAGCAGCACAAGCGCGCCGACAGCATGCTGGAGAAGGTCGGTCTCGACGGCTATGGCGAGCGCTATCCTTCCCAATTGTCCGGCGGCCAGCAGCAACGTGTCTCGTTGGCCCGCGCCCTGGTCGCCGAGCCGCAGGTCATCCTCTTCGACGAGCCGCTCTCGAATCTCGACGCCAAGCTGCGGGATTCCATGCGCGAGCTCATCCACGAGCTGCATCGCGCCATCGGAACCACCTCAATCTACGTCACGCACGACCAGGCGGAAGCGATGGTGCTGTCCGACCGGATTCACATCATGCACAACGGCCGCCTGGTCCAGAGCGGGACGCCGGAAGACCTCTACGAGCGTCCGGCGAGCCGCTTCGTCGCCGAGTTCATCGGAGCGGCGAACACCATCAAGGTCGCGGCGGTCGATCGTGCCGCCATGGGGGTCAAGCTCCGCGAAGGCTCTTCCCTCGCGGTCGGGAGGCTCGACGACCGCTCGAGCGAGAGCATCCTCGTCGTCCGGCCCCATCAATTGCGCCTCGTCGACGCGGCCGCGAGCAATGTGCTGCCCGGTACGATCAGGTCCGCGAGCTATCTGGGTGATCGCCGCCGCTATCACATCGAGCTTGCCACGGGAGAGCCCGTGGCGGTCGAGGTCGATTCGAGCGACAGCCGGGGCTGCGTCGGTGAGCGCGTGTTCGTCCATTTCCCGCCCGAGCACTGCGTGGTGATCTGA